The sequence GAGTATCCAACTCCCCGTATTGTTTGGAGGAGTTTTAGTCCGTATGCTTTATCAATTTTATTTCTCAGGTAACGGATATACACATCCACGATGTTGGAATCATATTCAAACTCATTGTTCCATACATGATCGGAAAGCTGTGTCCGGGTAAGTACACGCCCCTGATTGCGCATGAGATATTCCAGCAGGGCATATTCCTTAGAGGTCAGCTCAATTCGCTTTCCGGCGCGGGTAACGGAATGTTCGTTCACATCCATTAATAAATCCTCCAGGGCTAGCAGATTGTCCCGACTCTCCCCCGTACGGCGCATGATGGTGCGTATACGAGCGAGTAGCTCCTCGAACGCAAAGGGCTTGACCAGATAATCGTCCGCCCCCGCATTCAATCCCGCCACGCGGTCTTCAATGCTGTCCTTCGCGGTAAGCAAAAGAATATTTGATTTATTTCCTTCTGAGCGTAGTCTTTTTAATACTTCAAGCCCGCTTAATTTTGGTAGCATAATATCAAGAATCACACAGTCATATTCAAGCCCGGAGGCATAGTCATAGCCACTTTCGCCATCGGTACAGGAATCTACCGTATAGCCCTCCGCTTTCAGCCTTTTTGCAATAATGTCCCGCAAAGAAGCATCGTCCTCAATCAATAAAAGACGCATCGTTACCAACCTCCATTCTACATATATATTATAGCAAAAAAATGAAAATCTGATGAGAAAAATTCATTTCTCATCAGATTTTCATTTTTCTAGAGTACCCTTATTTATGAAACCTAACGATTTACTAGTGAACTGGAGGAAATAAAATGAACGAGAAAACCAAATCAATGATAAGCAAGGTGCCTGCGGTAACTATTTTTTTCTGGATTATCAAGGTCTTATGTACAACAGTTGGAGAAACCGCATCCGACTTTCTGAATGTCAATCTTGGGATGGGGCTTGTTGGCACATCCATTGTTATGGGCATCTTATTTTTGATTGTACTGTTTTTGCAATTTCGGACTACAAAATATACACCGGGGATTTACTGGCTTACTGTAGTTCACATCAGCATATTCGGAACGCTTGTAACGGATAACCTGACTGACGGCATGGGTGTCCCGCTTGAGTTTTCCACCATTTTATTCAGTGTTTGTTTGGCACTGACTTTTGTCGTATGGTATTTCAGTGAGAAAGATTTGTCCATCCATTCGGTTTATACCGTGCGTAGGGAAGCGTTTTATTGGCTGGCTATTTTGTTCACATTCGCTCTGGGCACAGCTAGCGGTGATTTAATGGCGGAAGGGCTTGGTCTGGGATATTTGACAACAGGTCTTATCATCTGCGCTTGTATCATCTGTGTGGCGATTGCTTGGCGGGCAGGGATTGATCCCGTGCTGAGCTTCTGGATGATTTATATCATGACACGACCCTTGGGTGCTTCGCTGGGTGATTTCTTATCACAATCCAAGGCAAATGGAGGACTCGGTCTTGGGGCTACGATTACAAGTGTTATTTTCCTTGCCGCTATCCTCGCAACGGTAATATTCCTGACCATCACGAAGAAGGATTTGTCACAAAAAGGGACACAGCCGAAAACAGAACCAAGGCGGTCCCACACAATGCTACAAACAGTTGTTGTCGTAGGGTTAATCATCATACTTTCGGGAACGGGCTATTCTATTCGTCACGCAAGCCTCGCCGACAGTTCATCTGATCCCTGGGCAGATTTGTCCAGCTTCCGAATAATCGAGGAGGATGTTCAGATACTTGTTGAAAAAGGCGATTTAGCTGGAGGCAAGGCGCGTGTCAAGGATTTGGAAATTGCATGGGATAATGCGGCTGCATCCATGAAAGCAGCGGATCAGGGAAGATGGAAAGAGGCGGACACCGGGATTGATGCTGTCCTTAGTGAATTACGAGCTTCCAATCCGGATGCGGGGGCGTGTAAATCGGCGCTCGACGAGTCTCTCGCACAATTAAAGTGATGGTTAGTATTTCGTGGTTTTTATTCTCATGCAAATCTATCGTGCATTCTCATGGAATTTTCATTTTGGATAGATAGAATGAAAAAGGAACTTGTAACGACAATGAGGAAAACGACGAATCTAATTAGTAATAACGGCAGGCGGGAAGTTGTACAGCTTTCCCATCTACTGTTCTTAGGAGGTGCGCTATGTTAAACGTAGAGAATTTGACAAAACAGTATAAGACATTTACCGCAGTTGACAACATCAGCTTCACGGTAAAACAGGGTGTGATTTTTGGTTTTTTAGGGCATAACGGAGCGGGTAAAACAACGACGCTCTCAATGCTTACAACTTTGCTGCTGCCCACATCAGGACGTGCGACCATTGATGGGCTGGATATTCAGAAAGACAATCTCAAGGTGAGGAATTTAATCGGGTATCTGCCGGAAAATGTCAGGCTGTACGGAGAGTTGACCACACGACAAAACCTGCGCTTTTTTGGAGAATTGTCTGGTGTTTCAAATATCGATAAAAACATCGATGAGGTTTTGGAGCTTTTAAACTTTACCGAATGGGCAAATCAAAAGGTAAAAACTTTGTCAAAAGGAATGCGGCAGAGGGTCGGCATCGCACAGGCAATTCTTCATAAACCCAAGCTTCTGTTTTTAGATGAACCGACCTCCGGGCTTGACCCGCAGGGTACGCTCGATATTCGTAATATTCTGCTGAAAGTCAATGCCGAGTGGGGTGCTACTATTTTTATGAATACGCATCTGCTGTCGGAGGTAACAAAACTATGTACTGATATAGGAATCCTCAGCCACGGCAAGCTGCTAATTTCCGACACTTTGCAAAATTTGGAGCAAAAATTCAGCGACTGCAAATCACTGGAGGAAATTTACTTCCGCATTGAGTCAGGGGGTGGTGTACATTGAACAAGGTGCTTGTGATTGCTAAAAAGGAATTTACCGCAGCCTTCAAGGATAGAGTCCTTCTCTTGATGGTGATTCTTTTTCTTGCCATGTCCATTGTTTCGGTGTATGTCGGTTCAACGACTAAAAATGCAGAACTTAAGGCTTATGGGGATATCGTTGCGGCAGCGAACGCACAAGGAGCGGAAGTTCCGGAAGCACCGCTAATTTTCCCACTGGAAATTCTTCACAACATGACGGAGTATATCGTTATGATTGGTGCGGTACTTGCGATTTTTTTAGGCTTTGATGCTTTTTCCGGCGAACGGGAGGGCGGAACGCTGCGTGTAATCTTCGCACGACCCATCTCTAGATTTGAATTTATTGCAGGGAAGCTTCTTGGTGCGGGATTTATGATTGGAGCCTTACTCTTGGCTGCTTTTATCTTTAATCTG is a genomic window of Lacrimispora sphenoides containing:
- a CDS encoding response regulator transcription factor, with translation MRLLLIEDDASLRDIIAKRLKAEGYTVDSCTDGESGYDYASGLEYDCVILDIMLPKLSGLEVLKRLRSEGNKSNILLLTAKDSIEDRVAGLNAGADDYLVKPFAFEELLARIRTIMRRTGESRDNLLALEDLLMDVNEHSVTRAGKRIELTSKEYALLEYLMRNQGRVLTRTQLSDHVWNNEFEYDSNIVDVYIRYLRNKIDKAYGLKLLQTIRGVGYSLRCKE
- a CDS encoding COG4705 family protein translates to MNEKTKSMISKVPAVTIFFWIIKVLCTTVGETASDFLNVNLGMGLVGTSIVMGILFLIVLFLQFRTTKYTPGIYWLTVVHISIFGTLVTDNLTDGMGVPLEFSTILFSVCLALTFVVWYFSEKDLSIHSVYTVRREAFYWLAILFTFALGTASGDLMAEGLGLGYLTTGLIICACIICVAIAWRAGIDPVLSFWMIYIMTRPLGASLGDFLSQSKANGGLGLGATITSVIFLAAILATVIFLTITKKDLSQKGTQPKTEPRRSHTMLQTVVVVGLIIILSGTGYSIRHASLADSSSDPWADLSSFRIIEEDVQILVEKGDLAGGKARVKDLEIAWDNAAASMKAADQGRWKEADTGIDAVLSELRASNPDAGACKSALDESLAQLK
- a CDS encoding ABC transporter ATP-binding protein, yielding MLNVENLTKQYKTFTAVDNISFTVKQGVIFGFLGHNGAGKTTTLSMLTTLLLPTSGRATIDGLDIQKDNLKVRNLIGYLPENVRLYGELTTRQNLRFFGELSGVSNIDKNIDEVLELLNFTEWANQKVKTLSKGMRQRVGIAQAILHKPKLLFLDEPTSGLDPQGTLDIRNILLKVNAEWGATIFMNTHLLSEVTKLCTDIGILSHGKLLISDTLQNLEQKFSDCKSLEEIYFRIESGGGVH